A region of Triplophysa dalaica isolate WHDGS20190420 chromosome 18, ASM1584641v1, whole genome shotgun sequence DNA encodes the following proteins:
- the atp2b3a gene encoding plasma membrane calcium-transporting ATPase 3a isoform X4 → MGDLGNSTVDFHPTKPGMDRGGHEGDFGTTVDELCSLMELRGAEALQKIQETYTDTEGLCHRLKTSPTDGLSDNPADLEKRCQVFGQNFIPPKKAQTFLQLVWEALQDVTLIILEIAAIISLGLSFYQPPGGDSEMCGNANTGAEDEGEAEAGWIEGAAILLSVLCVVLVTAFNDWSKEKQFRGLQSRIEQEQRFAVVRNGTVIQIPVAEMVVGDVAQVKYGDLLPADGVLIQGNDLQIDESSLTGESDHVRKSVDKDPMLLSGTHVMEGSGKMVVTAVGVNSQTGIIFTLLGAGDVEEEKKDCKKGKQDGTLESNQNKAKKQDEAVAMEMQPLKSAEGGEVEEKEKKKTSGAKREKSVLQGKLTKLAVQIGKAGLVMSAITVIILMLYFVIETFVIQGNVWLTECTPIYVQYFMKFFIIGVTVLVVAVPEGLPLAVTISLAYSVKKMMKDNNLVRHLDACETMGNATAICSDKTGTLTTNRMTVVQIYIGDQHFCDIPTPHQINPRTLELLSSSIAVNCAYTSKIMAADKEGGLPKQVGNKTECSLLGLVRDLKQDYQAVREQIPEERLYKVYTFNSVRKSMSTVIQMPDGSFRLYSKGASEILLKRCSFILSRDGEARAFRPRDKEEMVKKVIEQMACNGLRTICVAYRDLPADPMPDWENEADIVSDLTCITVVGIEDPVRPEVPEAIRKCQQAGITVRMVTGDNINTARAIAAKCGIIHPGDDFLCIDGKEFNRRIRNEKGEIEQERIDKIWPKLRVLARSSPTDKHTLVKGIIDSTVVEQRQVVAVTGDGTNDGPALKKADVGFAMGIAGTDVAKEASDIILTDDNFSSIVKAVMWGRNVYDSISKFLQFQLTVNVVAVIVAFTGACITQDSPLKAVQMLWVNLIMDTFASLALATEPPTEALLLRKPYGRNNPLISRTMMKNILGHAVFQLIIIFTLLFVGEKIFDIDSGRNSPLHSPPSEHYTIIFNTFVLMQLFNEINARKIHGERNVFDGIFSNPIFCSIVLGTFAIQIVIVQFGGKPFSCSPLNVEQWLWCLFVGIGELLWGQVISSVPTHQLKCLKEAGHGRAPDDVTDEEFAEDEDEIDYAERELRRGQILWFRGLNRIQTQIRVVKAFRSSLYDGIERQDSRNSIHDFQAHPEFIITDSVHNIPLIDETDVDDASERSNHNHVRVALRHPTPHTQPQAPQRPPRSRYPSRPIRQQSLPVTLNCNNNAAESRVYLGLNDNGVPHVSPCPASPLHSLETCL, encoded by the exons ATGGGGGATCTAGGCAACAGCACAGTGGATTTCCACCCCACGAAGCCCGGGATGGATAGAGGAGGCCATGAGGGGGATTTTGGGACAACGGTAGATGAGTTGTGCTCCCTGATGGAGCTCAGGGGAGCAGAGGCATTGCAGAAGATCCAGGAGACCTACACAGATACAGAAGGCCTCTGTCACAGACTCAAGACTTCACCTACAGATG GACTGTCGGACAACCCTGCGGACCTGGAGAAACGCTGTCAGGTGTTCGGGCAGAACTTCATCCCCCCAAAGAAGGCCCAGACCTTCCTTCAGCTCGTTTGGGAGGCTTTGCAGGATGTTACCCTCATAATCCTGGAAATAGCGGCCATCATTTCTCTCGGACTGTCCTTTTACCAGCCACCAGGGGGCGACAGTGAAA TGTGTGGTAATGCGAACACAGGTGCGGAGGACGAGGGCGAGGCGGAGGCGGGTTGGATCGAAGGTGCAGCTATCCTGCTATCTGTCCTCTGCGTGGTACTGGTAACGGCTTTTAATGATTGGAGTAAAGAGAAGCAGTTCCGTGGCCTGCAGAGCCGTATCGAGCAGGAGCAGCGATTCGCTGTGGTGCGGAACGGCACCGTCATCCAGATCCCTGTGGCCGAGATGGTGGTGGGTGACGTTGCCCAGGTCAAGTATG GTGACCTCCTGCCTGCGGATGGTGTTCTCATCCAGGGAAACGACCTCCAGATCGATGAGAGCTCGCTCACCGGAGAGTCTGATCACGTACGCAAATCCGTTGACAAGGATCCCATGCTGCTGTCAG GGACTCATGTGATGGAGGGTTCAGGGAAAATGGTGGTGACAGCGGTCGGTGTGAACTCTCAAACCGGGATCATCTTCACCTTGCTGGGGGCTGGTGATGTCGAGGAAGAGAAGAAAGACTGCAAGAAAG GTAAACAAGATGGGACCTTGGAGAGCAATCAAAATAAAG CCAAGAAACAGGATGAGGCTGTTGCCATGGAGATGCAGCCACTGAAGAGTGCAGAAGGTGGGGAGGTggaggagaaagagaagaagaaaacTAGTGGGGCCAAGAGGGAAAAATCCGTTCTTCAGGGAAAACTCACCAAGCTGGCGGTGCAAATCGGAAAAGCAG GTCTGGTGATGTCGGCCATCACTGTGATTATCCTGATGCTGTATTTTGTGATCGAGACGTTCGTGATTCAGGGAAACGTGTGGCTGACGGAGTGCACACCGATATACGTGCAGTATTTTATGAAGTTCTTCATCATAGGAGTGACTGTTCTAGTGGTGGCTGTGCCAGAGGGTTTGCCGCTGGCAGTCACTATATCACTGGCATATTCTGTAAAG AAAATGATGAAGGACAACAACCTGGTGCGTCACTTGGATGCCTGTGAGACTATGGGTAATGCTACAGCTATCTGCTCGGATAAAACGGGGACCCTCACCACTAACCGGATGACAGTGGTGCAGATTTATATAGGGGACCAACACTTCTGTGATATCCCAACACCACACCAGATTAACCCCAGGACACTAGAGCTCCTCTCCAGCTCGATCGCTGTGAACTGCGCTTACACCTCCAAGATCATG GCTGCAGATAAGGAAGGCGGTCTGCCCAAACAGGTGGGTAATAAGACCGAATGTTCTCTGCTGGGTCTCGTGCGGGATCTGAAGCAAGACTACCAAGCAGTGAGGGAGCAGATCCCTGAGGAGAGGCTCTATAAAGTCTACACCTTCAATTCTGTCAGAAAATCCATGAGCACCGTCATTCAGATGCCAGACGGAAGCTTCCGCTTATACAGCAAAGGAGCGTCTGAGATCTTGCTTAAAAG ATGCTCGTTCATTCTGTCCCGTGATGGAGAGGCACGGGCTTTTAGGCCACGAGACAAAGAGGAGATGGTGAAGAAAGTGATTGAGCAAATGGCGTGTAATGGCCTCCGTACGATCTGCGTCGCTTACCGGGATCTTCCCGCTGACCCGATGCCAGACTGGGAAAATGAGGCCGATATTGTTTCTGACCTCACCTGCATCACAGTGGTTGGCATTGAAGACCCGGTTCGACCTGAG GTCCCAGAAGCCATCAGGAAGTGCCAGCAAGCGGGCATCACTGTACGTATGGTGACCGGCGACAACATCAACACAGCACGGGCCATCGCTGCCAAATGTGGCATCATTCATCCTGGCGACGACTTCCTGTGTATCGACGGGAAGGAATTTAACAGGCGAATTAGGAATGAGAAAGGAGAG atcgAGCAGGAACGCATTGACAAAATTTGGCCCAAGCTCAGAGTTCTCGCTAGATCGTCCCCTACAGACAAACACACGCTGGTCAAAG GCATTATAGACAGCACGGTTGTAGAACAGAGGCAGGTGGTCGCGGTCACAGGTGACGGCACAAACGACGGACCAGCTCTGAAAAAGGCTGATGTGGGCTTCGCAATG GGCATCGCTGGTACAGATGTGGCCAAGGAGGCCTCTGACATCATCCTGACGGATGATAACTTTTCCAGTATAGTGAAGGCTGTGATGTGGGGGCGAAATGTTTACGACAGCATCTCCAAGTTCCTGCAGTTTCAACTCACTGTAAATGTGGTGGCTGTCATAGTAGCCTTCACTGGTGCCTGTATCACACAG GATTCTCCCCTGAAGGCTGTGCAAATGCTATGGGTCAATCTCATCATGGACACGTTCGCTTCCTTGGCTCTTGCGACAGAGCCGCCCACCGAAGCCCTGCTGCTGAGAAAGCCCTACGGTCGAAACAATCCTCTCATATCCAGAACCATGATGAAGAACATCCTCGGACACGCCGTGTTCCAGCTCATCATCATCTTTACCCTGCTCTTTGTAG GTGAGAAGATCTTTGACATCGACAGCGGCCGTAACAGTCCGCTTCACTCGCCTCCCTCTGAGCATTACACCATCATCTTCAACACCTTCGTCCTGATGCAGCTCTTCAATGAGATCAACGCCCGGAAGATCCACGGAGAGAGGAACGTGTTTGACGGAATCTTCTCAAATCCCATCTTCTGTTCAATCGTGCTGGGGACCTTTGCAATACAG ATCGTGATTGTTCAGTTTGGAGGAAAACCCTTCAGCTGTTCCCCCTTGAATGTGGAGCAGTGGCTTTGGTGTCTGTTTGTGGGGATTGGAGAGCTGCTATGGGGGCAG GTCATTTCATCTGTACCAACACATCAGCTGAAGTGTCTAAAAGAAGCAGGTCACGGGCGGGCTCCAGACGATGTCACGGATGAAGAGTTCGCAGAGGATGAGGACGAGATAGATTACGCTGAGAGAGAGCTGAGGCGAGGACAGATCCTCTGGTTCAGAGGACTTAACCGAATTCAGACTCAG ATCCGGGTGGTGAAAGCTTTCCGTAGCTCCCTCTACGACGGCATCGAGCGACAGGACTCGCGCAACTCCATTCACGACTTCCAGGCGCACCCAGAATTCATCATCACAGACTCCGTCCACAACATCCCCCTGATCGACGAGACTGATGTGGACGACGCATCGGAACGTTCAAATCACAACCACGTGCGCGTGGCCCTCCGGCATCCAACACCTCACACGCAGCCCCAGGCGCCTCAAAGACCCCCACGATCCCGTTACCCGTCACGCCCGATAAGACAGCAGAGTCTGCCTGTGACCCTCAACTGCAACAACAACGCCGCAGAGAGCCGCGTCTATCTAGGCCTAAACGACAACGGGGTGCCGCACGTTTCTCCCTGCCCTGCCAGTCCTCTGCACAGCTTGGAGACATGCCTGTAG